In Haloplanus rubicundus, one DNA window encodes the following:
- a CDS encoding (2Fe-2S)-binding protein, with protein sequence MAAEISLTVNGTDHELNVEPRSLLIHVLRDELGYTGPNVGCESSMCGACTIHLDGEAVKSCTVLAVQADGREVTTVEGLADDGEFHPIQEGFQEEHGLQCGYCTPGMMMTATQLLEDNPDPTREEIREALEGNLCRCTGYQNIVRAVETAAEKMQEQPAVADGGGD encoded by the coding sequence ATGGCAGCGGAAATTTCACTCACGGTAAACGGCACCGACCACGAACTGAACGTCGAACCCCGATCCCTGCTGATCCACGTCCTCCGGGACGAACTCGGATACACCGGTCCGAACGTCGGCTGCGAGAGCAGCATGTGTGGGGCCTGTACGATCCACCTCGACGGCGAGGCCGTCAAGTCCTGTACCGTCCTCGCGGTTCAGGCCGACGGCCGCGAGGTGACGACCGTCGAGGGCCTCGCCGACGACGGCGAGTTCCACCCCATCCAGGAGGGGTTCCAGGAGGAACACGGCCTGCAGTGTGGCTACTGCACGCCCGGCATGATGATGACCGCCACGCAGCTGCTGGAGGACAATCCCGACCCGACTCGGGAGGAGATCCGGGAGGCGTTGGAGGGCAACCTCTGTCGCTGTACGGGCTATCAGAACATCGTCCGTGCGGTAGAGACCGCCGCCGAGAAGATGCAGGAGCAACCGGCCGTGGCGGACGGAGGAGGTGACTGA
- a CDS encoding CoxG family protein → MEFDGTFGLEDVTTEEVWLALSDPIMVKNALPGCQFLVEVDDPDDVDFDALADEAAEREDPPTLPEADPEDVAERGLTEGGHYAALVQVGVGSVKPRFETVVTIDRREFPEMDASGQGSASDSSFEMDSGMTLVETDDGVDVEWWTEADVFGRVAQMGQRVINPVANRVVGRFFKQIQTELSDVGGGSSGLRDRISNFI, encoded by the coding sequence ATGGAGTTCGACGGCACGTTCGGCCTCGAAGACGTGACCACCGAGGAGGTCTGGCTCGCCCTCTCGGACCCGATCATGGTCAAGAACGCGCTGCCGGGTTGTCAGTTCCTCGTCGAGGTCGACGACCCCGACGACGTGGATTTCGACGCCCTCGCCGACGAGGCGGCGGAGCGGGAGGACCCGCCGACGCTCCCGGAGGCCGACCCCGAGGACGTGGCCGAACGCGGCCTGACGGAGGGTGGGCACTACGCCGCGCTCGTACAGGTCGGCGTCGGGAGCGTCAAACCCCGATTCGAGACGGTCGTCACCATCGACCGACGGGAGTTCCCCGAGATGGACGCCTCCGGACAGGGGAGCGCGAGCGACTCCTCGTTCGAGATGGACTCGGGGATGACGCTCGTCGAGACGGACGACGGCGTCGACGTGGAGTGGTGGACCGAGGCGGACGTGTTCGGCCGCGTCGCCCAGATGGGCCAGCGCGTCATCAACCCGGTCGCCAACCGCGTCGTCGGCCGCTTTTTCAAACAGATTCAGACGGAGCTCAGCGACGTCGGCGGCGGCTCGTCCGGGCTCCGTGACCGCATCAGCAACTTCATCTGA
- a CDS encoding VOC family protein has translation MTGHVGRVALRVTDLDRTVAFYEDVIGLEILDRADGRAVLGVDDPLLVLLAAPDRPARGPDETGLFHTAFRVPSRAALGDALDRIETGWRLDGASDHHVSEALYLSDPEDNGVEVYRDRPRDDWPVDDEGRVGMDTLPLALDPLRDAAAGADRAPSGTDIGHVHLEVADLDAARAFYVDGLGLRVRQAMPAALFLAIGEYHHHVGCNVWNGRSKPAEGRGLAWIELVVDDTETIRERLDPDAVTDRPDGIDVDGPNGITVRVRRR, from the coding sequence ATGACCGGACACGTCGGTCGGGTCGCGCTTCGGGTGACCGACCTCGACCGCACGGTCGCGTTCTACGAGGACGTGATCGGCCTGGAGATCCTCGACCGGGCGGACGGCCGCGCTGTCCTCGGCGTCGACGACCCGCTCTTGGTCCTCCTCGCGGCCCCCGACCGGCCGGCTCGCGGGCCGGACGAGACGGGACTCTTCCATACGGCGTTTCGCGTCCCCTCACGGGCGGCGCTCGGCGACGCCCTCGACCGAATCGAGACGGGGTGGCGCCTCGATGGCGCCTCCGATCACCACGTCAGCGAGGCGCTCTACCTCTCCGACCCCGAGGACAACGGGGTCGAGGTGTACCGCGACCGGCCACGCGACGACTGGCCGGTCGACGACGAGGGCCGGGTCGGGATGGACACCCTCCCGCTCGCACTCGACCCCCTGCGCGACGCCGCGGCCGGCGCCGATCGCGCCCCGTCGGGGACGGATATCGGCCACGTCCACCTCGAAGTCGCCGACCTCGACGCGGCGCGGGCGTTCTACGTCGACGGCCTCGGCCTCCGCGTCCGGCAGGCGATGCCCGCGGCGCTCTTTCTCGCCATCGGCGAGTATCACCACCACGTCGGCTGTAACGTCTGGAACGGACGGTCGAAGCCAGCCGAAGGACGGGGGCTGGCGTGGATCGAACTCGTCGTCGACGACACGGAGACGATTCGGGAGCGACTGGATCCGGACGCCGTCACGGACCGCCCGGACGGAATCGACGTCGACGGCCCGAACGGGATCACGGTCCGGGTGCGGCGACGGTAA
- a CDS encoding NYN domain-containing protein has translation MDLFGRGDDGDDGEPRVALFVDGPNVLRGEFDVDLDDVREAAAAAGRPATTRLYLDEHATPELVQAAEARGFEVVVTSGDVDVKLAVDLTRFAVEGRADVVAVASRDTDFKPAIEAANACGLRTLAIAPGEHGRSDALRNAAGESVTLDGDADA, from the coding sequence ATGGACCTGTTCGGTCGGGGCGACGACGGCGACGACGGCGAGCCCCGCGTCGCGCTCTTCGTCGACGGCCCCAACGTGCTCCGCGGGGAGTTCGACGTCGACCTGGACGACGTCCGCGAGGCCGCCGCGGCCGCCGGACGCCCGGCGACGACCCGCCTCTACCTCGACGAACACGCCACCCCCGAACTCGTCCAGGCCGCGGAGGCCCGCGGGTTCGAGGTGGTCGTCACCAGCGGCGACGTCGACGTGAAACTCGCCGTCGACCTCACCCGCTTCGCCGTCGAGGGGCGGGCGGACGTCGTCGCCGTCGCCTCCCGGGATACGGACTTCAAACCCGCCATCGAGGCGGCCAACGCCTGCGGCCTCCGGACGCTCGCCATCGCACCCGGCGAACACGGCCGCTCGGACGCCCTCCGCAACGCCGCCGGCGAGAGCGTCACGCTCGACGGCGACGCCGACGCGTAA
- a CDS encoding TatD family hydrolase: MTEPDLDTPVLDDHLHLDPDNGRGLDAVRDFRRLGGTHLLVVNKPSWHLGVEAETGDDFRAVFDRTLDIVADADDLLPGRAWPVLGVHPGLISRLVDERGFAPDEARDLMRAGLDAAAEYVRDGRALALKSGRPHYDTTDAVWDASNAVLKHALALGADADCAVQLHTEASEDLTDIAEWAEARGLPARKVVKHYAGPTLAGPTPSVMCRKEWLREAAESGAPFLMETDFVDDPDRPGAVMGPKTVPRRVRALLDEGYDDAIRRAHVETPADVYGVDTEATLSARTNA; the protein is encoded by the coding sequence GTGACCGAGCCAGACCTCGACACGCCGGTTCTCGACGACCACCTCCACCTCGACCCCGACAACGGGCGAGGGCTGGACGCCGTGCGCGACTTCCGTCGCCTCGGCGGGACGCACCTGCTCGTCGTCAACAAGCCGTCGTGGCATCTCGGCGTCGAAGCCGAGACTGGCGACGACTTCCGCGCGGTCTTCGACCGGACACTCGACATCGTCGCCGACGCCGACGACCTGCTTCCCGGCCGGGCGTGGCCCGTCCTCGGCGTCCACCCCGGCCTGATCTCGCGGCTCGTCGACGAGCGTGGCTTCGCGCCCGACGAGGCCCGCGACCTGATGCGGGCCGGCCTCGACGCCGCCGCCGAGTACGTCCGCGACGGGCGCGCACTCGCGCTCAAATCCGGGCGACCCCACTACGACACGACCGACGCGGTGTGGGACGCCTCGAACGCGGTCCTGAAACACGCGCTCGCGCTCGGCGCCGACGCGGACTGTGCGGTCCAGTTGCATACGGAGGCCAGCGAGGACCTGACCGACATCGCCGAGTGGGCCGAAGCGCGCGGCCTGCCGGCGCGGAAGGTGGTCAAACATTACGCGGGGCCGACGCTCGCGGGACCGACGCCGAGCGTGATGTGTCGGAAAGAGTGGCTCCGCGAGGCCGCCGAGAGCGGGGCGCCGTTCCTGATGGAGACGGACTTCGTCGACGACCCCGACCGGCCGGGGGCGGTGATGGGACCGAAGACCGTGCCCCGTCGCGTCCGGGCCCTGTTGGACGAGGGATACGACGACGCCATCCGGCGGGCGCACGTCGAGACGCCCGCCGACGTGTACGGAGTCGACACCGAGGCGACGCTCTCGGCCCGGACGAACGCATAG
- a CDS encoding DUF2150 family protein, whose amino-acid sequence MTDVEDTFYTEDRWQNWIGRVAEEELDPENEDSARLLLNLQDDAAIAVAKIISAYEDDRLDEEAAIDELAGIREIVLDDVELEDEEKRMLVDGVQTSLVCVFYAAEEFIAAGPAEDGTVEEYVHAAADAEANEDLDAALGYLVQAGTRIIDGDELDIALVEDLEYGLVSEWVNGLDSLQSAMSDPEVVEEDED is encoded by the coding sequence ATGACCGACGTGGAGGACACGTTCTACACGGAAGACCGCTGGCAGAACTGGATCGGGCGGGTAGCCGAGGAGGAGCTCGACCCCGAGAACGAGGATTCGGCCCGCCTCCTGCTCAACCTGCAGGACGACGCCGCCATCGCCGTCGCGAAGATCATCAGTGCCTACGAGGACGACCGCCTCGACGAGGAGGCCGCCATCGACGAACTGGCCGGCATCCGCGAGATCGTCCTCGACGACGTGGAGCTAGAGGACGAGGAAAAGCGGATGCTCGTCGACGGCGTCCAGACCAGCCTCGTCTGTGTCTTCTACGCCGCCGAGGAGTTCATCGCCGCCGGCCCGGCCGAGGACGGCACCGTCGAGGAGTACGTCCACGCCGCCGCCGACGCCGAGGCCAACGAGGACTTGGACGCCGCGCTGGGCTATCTCGTCCAGGCCGGCACGCGAATCATCGACGGCGACGAACTCGACATCGCGCTGGTCGAGGATCTGGAGTACGGCCTGGTCTCGGAGTGGGTCAACGGGCTGGACAGTCTGCAGAGCGCGATGAGCGACCCCGAAGTCGTCGAGGAAGACGAGGACTGA
- a CDS encoding toxin-antitoxin system TumE family protein, whose amino-acid sequence MASYTTVADWRDVEAGYVVAITIRRTEAESYPSGWDYSLHLGEVGGDTVLRYDNAHERTKGHERHVGDDVESIDFPGMLSLYDRFTREATELCPVSWNWPE is encoded by the coding sequence ATGGCGTCCTACACGACCGTCGCCGACTGGCGGGACGTCGAAGCCGGCTACGTCGTCGCCATCACCATCCGCCGGACTGAAGCCGAGTCGTACCCGAGCGGCTGGGACTACAGCCTCCACCTCGGAGAAGTCGGGGGCGACACTGTCCTCCGCTACGACAACGCCCACGAGCGAACGAAAGGCCACGAACGCCACGTCGGAGACGATGTCGAATCCATCGATTTTCCGGGGATGCTCTCGCTTTACGACCGGTTCACGCGAGAGGCCACGGAACTATGCCCCGTCTCGTGGAACTGGCCGGAGTAG
- a CDS encoding HVO_A0114 family putative DNA-binding protein yields MPTLKVTVGERDRLDERTRRRIEAAREGADIEDDQPTLNFGSYAELSRLLSPKNLELLQTVAEHDPESISQTAELVGRDYKQVHRNLSELHDIGVVEFEGGGPGRAKKPILAYDGLEIDIPFVDSDRNVGAAAP; encoded by the coding sequence ATGCCCACGCTCAAAGTCACCGTCGGCGAACGCGACCGTCTCGACGAGCGAACGCGCCGCCGCATCGAGGCCGCACGGGAGGGAGCGGACATCGAGGACGACCAACCGACGCTGAACTTCGGCTCGTACGCCGAACTCAGTCGGCTCCTCAGCCCGAAGAACCTGGAACTACTGCAGACGGTCGCCGAACACGATCCGGAAAGCATCAGCCAGACGGCCGAGTTGGTCGGTCGGGACTACAAACAGGTCCACAGGAATCTCTCGGAACTCCACGACATCGGCGTCGTCGAGTTCGAGGGGGGCGGTCCCGGGCGGGCGAAGAAACCGATCCTGGCCTACGACGGCCTCGAAATCGACATCCCGTTCGTCGATTCGGATCGGAACGTCGGTGCGGCGGCGCCGTAG
- a CDS encoding Ig-like domain-containing protein has product MGFRDANRAQAIQVGAILLFALLILGISIYQATVVPQQNARVEFNAYQEATDDMVSVRDDVVTAGTEGTAASTTVETGATYPARSIFINPGAPSGTVSTASASNVTVSGIRPVDSEASNTRAFWNQTSGTYETNRVTFTPSYNEFDGSPVAIAGQGVYRLPEGRVLPISAGSTISGNRITLVTVRGDLGASGRSVSVTADPVSTATRTVVVTGTGGTFNVTVPTPVPASAWNDTVAPDVVANPNVRTTDPVGDDSVRIEFNGSRRYELRLAAVELRAQSDSSTVQQPDGSYLIGLTGNETISTNGTSPIAVEVRDRYNNPVSGADVTFNVTDGDATFAGGGTERIVTTDGSGRAPVALRPGGSGTITVEAKSDLNGNGTIESYERTRFAVTATDGSDDQGGAEEINPAEEGDVVLESGETQQSSNKDEITIRFNNTADGDRTITEARLSFYYASGSNDNPPESITIGGTDLSVPSRLTQLDSTLTLAPGTGQTITLTANMGSGVPVPGDFLVLSLVFEETGDVNTYFVTLEKA; this is encoded by the coding sequence ATGGGCTTTCGCGACGCGAACCGAGCACAGGCCATTCAGGTCGGTGCAATCCTGTTGTTCGCCCTCCTCATTCTCGGCATCTCCATCTATCAGGCGACGGTCGTTCCCCAGCAGAACGCCCGCGTCGAGTTCAACGCGTACCAGGAGGCGACCGACGACATGGTGTCGGTCCGGGACGACGTGGTGACCGCGGGAACGGAAGGGACGGCCGCGAGCACGACGGTCGAGACCGGCGCGACGTACCCGGCCCGCTCGATTTTCATCAACCCCGGCGCCCCGTCCGGGACGGTCTCGACGGCGTCGGCGTCGAACGTCACCGTCAGCGGCATTCGCCCCGTCGACAGCGAGGCCAGCAACACCCGGGCGTTCTGGAATCAAACGTCCGGCACCTACGAGACCAACCGCGTGACGTTCACGCCGTCGTACAACGAGTTCGACGGCTCGCCGGTCGCCATCGCCGGGCAAGGCGTCTATCGGCTCCCGGAGGGTCGCGTCCTCCCGATATCGGCGGGATCGACGATCAGCGGGAACCGCATCACGCTCGTGACAGTTCGCGGTGACCTCGGCGCCTCCGGTCGCTCCGTCTCCGTGACGGCCGATCCGGTCTCGACGGCGACGAGGACCGTCGTCGTCACCGGCACCGGCGGGACGTTCAACGTGACCGTCCCCACGCCCGTCCCGGCGTCGGCGTGGAACGACACCGTCGCGCCGGACGTGGTGGCGAACCCGAACGTCCGGACGACGGACCCGGTCGGCGACGACAGCGTCCGCATCGAGTTCAACGGGAGCCGGCGGTACGAACTCCGCCTCGCCGCGGTGGAACTTCGAGCGCAGTCGGATTCGAGTACCGTCCAGCAGCCCGATGGGTCGTATCTGATCGGGCTCACGGGGAACGAGACGATCAGCACGAACGGGACCAGCCCGATTGCGGTCGAGGTTCGGGACCGCTACAACAATCCGGTCAGCGGGGCCGACGTGACGTTCAACGTCACCGATGGCGACGCGACCTTCGCCGGCGGCGGCACGGAACGAATCGTCACCACCGACGGTAGCGGCCGCGCGCCGGTCGCCCTCCGTCCCGGTGGCTCCGGAACGATCACCGTCGAGGCGAAAAGTGATCTGAACGGGAACGGAACCATCGAGTCGTACGAGCGCACGCGGTTCGCGGTTACCGCGACGGACGGATCGGACGACCAGGGGGGTGCCGAAGAGATCAATCCCGCAGAAGAGGGGGATGTCGTCCTGGAATCCGGCGAGACGCAACAATCCTCGAATAAAGATGAAATAACAATACGCTTCAACAACACCGCCGACGGCGATCGGACGATCACTGAGGCCCGACTCAGTTTCTACTATGCGTCGGGATCGAATGACAACCCCCCCGAGTCGATCACTATCGGAGGAACCGATCTTTCGGTTCCCAGCAGGCTAACCCAACTCGATTCAACTCTGACGCTCGCACCGGGGACGGGACAGACGATAACGCTGACCGCTAATATGGGAAGTGGAGTCCCCGTTCCCGGCGACTTCTTGGTCCTCTCGCTCGTCTTCGAAGAGACTGGAGATGTTAATACGTACTTTGTAACGCTGGAGAAGGCTTGA
- a CDS encoding type IV pilin N-terminal domain-containing protein: MNRAQSEAVGTVLLLAMVVIGVSVVGYVALGAIEPDDSPAVDVKSTVTDSTLALTHWSGDSLPGDDLTVVVRYGGSEERYDFATDGSYGADATFDPGDEWRLDGAVPYAVGDRVEVRLIHDPSNTVLFRGRRVAATPTPTATPAPPAAVVPDKNDMMRRDEGLA; this comes from the coding sequence GTGAACCGTGCCCAGTCGGAGGCGGTCGGCACCGTCCTGCTTCTCGCGATGGTGGTGATCGGCGTGAGCGTCGTCGGCTACGTCGCGTTGGGGGCGATCGAACCCGACGACAGCCCCGCAGTCGACGTCAAGTCGACGGTAACCGACAGCACGCTGGCGCTCACACACTGGAGCGGCGACAGCCTCCCGGGCGACGACCTGACCGTCGTCGTCCGGTACGGCGGGAGCGAGGAGCGCTACGACTTCGCAACCGACGGGAGCTACGGCGCGGACGCCACCTTCGATCCCGGCGACGAGTGGCGACTCGACGGGGCTGTCCCGTACGCCGTCGGCGACCGGGTCGAAGTCCGCTTGATCCACGATCCCTCGAACACCGTCCTCTTCCGGGGGCGACGGGTCGCCGCCACGCCGACGCCGACGGCGACGCCGGCGCCGCCCGCAGCCGTCGTACCAGACAAAAACGACATGATGCGACGGGACGAAGGACTGGCGTGA
- the hmgB gene encoding hydroxymethylglutaryl-CoA synthase, whose protein sequence is MTAVGIDAIEIWTGKLKLDLAETFAPAKGEAPEKYTKGLGLEASSFPDTYEDIVTMGANAAKRLMDRKGLSPDDIGRIDVATESAFDNSKPVSTYIAGCLEEVYDGDFHHANKGERKFACVAGTQSIDDAYNWIKAGRHRGRSALVIATDTALYARGDPGEATQGAGAVAMLVSEDPSVVELSTHQGYGSADETDFLKPNQQFPSVDGKRSVQVYLARMREALTDFESVAGRIHSDDYAYFPFHTPFPGMVRKAALLGFRHMTRDTEIEDELATEIGRQPREEEYEDWEAYEDAIRSYMDALKETDTYNDWYARAIDPTLTLARRVGNWYTGSVHVARASALKTAAETGRALSGEKLLVGSYGSGAQAEIHSETIMDGWREEVEAFDIDEQLARRYDLSFEEYGRVHDAHNHEKERELEEFTVPSGEFVFTGWGRMNERKYEYVD, encoded by the coding sequence ATGACCGCCGTCGGCATCGACGCAATCGAAATCTGGACGGGCAAGCTCAAACTCGACCTGGCCGAGACGTTCGCGCCGGCCAAGGGCGAGGCCCCGGAGAAGTACACGAAGGGGCTGGGGTTGGAAGCCTCGTCGTTCCCCGACACCTACGAAGACATCGTGACGATGGGGGCGAACGCGGCCAAGCGGCTGATGGACCGCAAGGGCCTCTCCCCCGACGACATCGGCCGCATCGACGTGGCCACCGAGAGCGCCTTCGACAACTCCAAGCCCGTCTCCACCTACATCGCCGGCTGTCTGGAAGAAGTGTACGACGGCGACTTCCACCACGCCAACAAGGGCGAACGCAAGTTCGCCTGCGTCGCCGGCACCCAGAGCATCGACGACGCCTACAACTGGATCAAGGCCGGCCGGCATCGTGGCCGGTCGGCGCTGGTGATCGCCACCGACACCGCGCTCTACGCCCGCGGCGATCCCGGCGAGGCCACACAGGGCGCGGGCGCCGTCGCGATGCTCGTCTCCGAGGATCCGAGCGTCGTCGAACTCTCGACCCACCAGGGCTACGGCAGCGCCGACGAGACGGACTTCCTCAAGCCCAACCAGCAGTTCCCGAGCGTCGACGGCAAGCGCTCCGTCCAGGTGTATCTCGCACGGATGCGCGAGGCGCTGACGGACTTCGAATCGGTCGCCGGCCGCATCCACTCCGACGACTACGCCTACTTCCCCTTCCACACGCCGTTCCCGGGGATGGTCCGGAAAGCCGCCCTGCTGGGCTTCCGACACATGACGCGGGATACGGAAATCGAGGACGAACTCGCGACCGAAATCGGCCGCCAGCCCCGCGAGGAGGAGTACGAGGACTGGGAGGCCTACGAGGACGCGATCCGCAGCTACATGGACGCCCTGAAGGAGACCGACACGTACAACGACTGGTACGCACGGGCCATCGACCCGACGCTCACGCTCGCACGCCGGGTCGGCAACTGGTACACCGGCTCCGTCCACGTCGCCCGCGCGAGCGCGCTCAAAACCGCGGCCGAGACGGGGCGAGCGCTCTCGGGCGAGAAACTCCTCGTCGGGTCCTACGGCTCCGGCGCACAGGCCGAGATCCACTCCGAGACCATCATGGACGGCTGGCGCGAGGAAGTCGAGGCGTTCGACATCGACGAACAACTCGCCCGGCGCTACGACCTGAGCTTCGAGGAGTACGGCCGCGTCCACGACGCCCACAACCACGAGAAAGAGCGTGAACTAGAGGAGTTCACGGTGCCGAGCGGCGAGTTCGTCTTCACCGGCTGGGGCCGGATGAACGAGCGCAAGTACGAGTACGTCGACTAG